One Anaerobiospirillum thomasii DNA segment encodes these proteins:
- a CDS encoding adenylosuccinate synthase, producing the protein MPKNVVVLGTQWGDEGKGKIADLLTSKASIVVRSQGGHNAGHTLVVGDKKVVVRLVPSGILHESCQCLIGSGVVVSPEALFSEISELEAAGFKDAHKRIKISGACALLLPIHPAIDRGAEKLRGKNAIGTTGRGIGPCYEDKVARRGLRVGDLLDMERFSERLKNLLKYRNFMLKHYYDEPEVSYESIMESIMALRDKILPMIADISAILADARERGEKILYEGAQGSFLDIDYGTYPYVTSSNTVAGGCCTGSGAGPLHIDYVLGIAKAYTTRVGGGPFPTELLDEIGQGICTRGKEFGAVTGRARRAGWYDAVAMRRAVTINSLTGIALMKLDVLDGMDEVKICVGYKLKDGSVSNLPPLAAYEYGEVEPVYETMPGWTETTFGVTEFDKLPVNAQKYVRRLEELAGVKIAILSTGPERNQTIFIEDPFA; encoded by the coding sequence ATGCCAAAGAATGTTGTAGTGCTTGGCACCCAGTGGGGTGATGAGGGTAAAGGTAAAATTGCTGATCTTTTAACTTCAAAGGCAAGTATTGTGGTTCGCTCCCAGGGTGGCCATAATGCAGGTCATACCCTGGTAGTAGGTGATAAGAAAGTTGTAGTAAGACTTGTACCTTCAGGTATTTTACATGAGAGCTGTCAGTGTTTAATCGGCTCTGGTGTAGTTGTATCTCCTGAGGCCTTATTCTCAGAGATAAGCGAGCTTGAAGCTGCAGGCTTTAAAGATGCCCACAAAAGAATAAAGATTTCAGGTGCCTGCGCTCTGTTACTGCCAATCCACCCTGCAATTGACAGAGGTGCTGAAAAACTGCGCGGTAAGAATGCCATTGGCACAACAGGTCGCGGTATTGGCCCATGCTATGAGGACAAGGTAGCAAGACGTGGTCTGCGTGTAGGCGATCTGCTCGATATGGAGCGTTTTTCAGAGCGCCTTAAGAATCTGCTCAAATACCGTAACTTCATGCTCAAGCATTATTATGATGAGCCGGAGGTTTCATACGAGAGTATCATGGAGAGCATTATGGCTCTGCGCGATAAAATCCTGCCAATGATTGCAGATATTTCTGCAATTTTAGCTGATGCAAGAGAGCGCGGTGAGAAGATTCTCTATGAGGGTGCTCAGGGATCATTCCTTGATATTGACTATGGTACTTATCCATATGTTACATCATCAAATACTGTAGCTGGTGGCTGCTGCACAGGTTCAGGCGCAGGTCCACTGCATATTGATTATGTATTAGGTATTGCCAAGGCCTATACTACACGTGTAGGCGGCGGTCCATTCCCAACCGAGCTTTTAGATGAAATTGGTCAGGGTATCTGCACAAGAGGTAAAGAGTTTGGTGCAGTAACCGGCAGAGCAAGAAGAGCTGGTTGGTATGATGCTGTGGCTATGCGCCGTGCTGTTACCATTAACTCCCTCACAGGCATCGCTCTTATGAAGCTTGATGTTTTAGATGGCATGGATGAGGTTAAGATCTGTGTTGGCTATAAGCTCAAAGATGGCAGCGTAAGCAACCTTCCACCACTTGCAGCTTATGAGTATGGTGAGGTTGAGCCTGTATATGAGACTATGCCGGGCTGGACAGAGACAACCTTTGGTGTTACAGAGTTTGATAAACTGCCTGTAAATGCTCAAAAATATGTGAGACGTCTTGAGGAGCTTGCCGGTGTTAAAATAGCTATTTTATCAACAGGACCAGAGCGCAATCAGACCATATTTATTGAAGATCCATTTGCTTAG
- a CDS encoding ATP-binding protein, with protein MNNVLTAEQKILISTMYDAELDVMVDTIINQFNFPNIYEVMSFEDRMQEIIGQYKSHIENKRYKSMIRNSKISRVFYLNQICPDSSRGLSKAMYDTLLSMTWLKEGKSCLLSGPTGSGKSTLATALAVEAMKMGYPALFIKANELEALLNIKQNVELINYVKRLKRFKVLVIDDFGIQVMKNGIANKFLEIIDARYGIGSTIITTQVKADSIALSIEKGAARDAIVDRLFREGKDLKIELKGDSFRQSDKELKGESTDSVKL; from the coding sequence ATGAATAATGTTTTAACAGCTGAGCAGAAAATACTTATCTCTACAATGTATGATGCTGAACTTGATGTCATGGTGGACACTATTATAAATCAGTTTAATTTCCCTAATATATATGAAGTTATGTCATTTGAAGACAGAATGCAGGAAATTATAGGTCAGTATAAAAGCCATATTGAAAATAAAAGGTATAAGAGCATGATTAGGAACTCAAAAATCAGCCGAGTCTTTTATTTAAACCAGATCTGCCCTGACAGCTCTCGGGGTCTATCCAAGGCCATGTATGACACACTGCTTTCTATGACCTGGCTTAAAGAGGGTAAATCCTGCCTCTTATCAGGTCCTACAGGATCAGGTAAATCGACACTGGCAACAGCTTTAGCTGTCGAGGCTATGAAGATGGGTTATCCTGCTTTATTTATAAAAGCAAATGAGTTAGAGGCATTGCTCAATATAAAACAAAATGTCGAGCTTATAAACTATGTTAAGCGTCTGAAAAGATTTAAGGTCCTGGTTATAGATGATTTTGGCATACAGGTTATGAAAAATGGTATAGCCAACAAGTTTCTGGAGATTATAGATGCCAGATATGGTATTGGCTCTACAATCATAACAACACAGGTGAAGGCTGACAGTATCGCTTTAAGTATAGAAAAAGGCGCGGCCAGAGATGCTATTGTCGATAGACTCTTTAGAGAGGGTAAGGACTTAAAAATTGAACTTAAAGGAGACTCATTTAGACAAAGTGATAAGGAGTTAAAAGGAGAGAGCACAGACAGCGTAAAGTTATGA
- a CDS encoding IS1634 family transposase, giving the protein MASKDKNQNHPVFKNVVASKRTYAYALLQGKSVWNAEKGYSTRVAPTQIGSIKSKDGIGECVFNINFLSENPEFIPWKVIRVGQGKFEYERRSEAEIKEIKQKLADSQDILDDIKANPSKPGIRTKASVARNSGSATPKTCGTARKFGDYYLLKSFMDKMPSFNILKKIMPDDKYILLVYMIMTCLSKGIKSISYEIEAFVREHALDLDINSYKDHIQRLYKYIDENGVINEFAKFKTQYHKKKNSNKHMQFLALDGTNVDNAGNCLTKAQYGKSKSGTDNKVINFITLVDQSTHELFSTVTYAGNITDVLTVESVCRQLVDRGAGDNISLVCDRGFWSINNISAMLEHNISFVCNCNIAKSKLIKEQVDAISRDLLRDRGLVFSSSADITDTAPKLLAGKTIQLPWSYTQKILSKMARENNESYKPVRQKEKTLYVHFIFSREIYEESMNKYRVLVKELNDAYDIASNWQEVIAGKEPSELTAAHTNLLKDKLVDLFQYSDEVADTDSSFDKKEQPQQRYYPRYYAISRLCRQIATRVLVSDCVDNVIEANEIYAQRNNVEVGYSIIKGELGGSTLNASTDKTVNAKVFILSLASEVQRQMLEANKVFNKEQIKNNLHPVKLCHNSFRGTLRSLEAIEATIDKENGSIIFSGGILKRQSELIRSFGIEPLDTLTRAAYAKEEGFSFKR; this is encoded by the coding sequence ATGGCCAGTAAAGATAAGAATCAAAATCACCCAGTTTTCAAGAACGTTGTTGCCAGCAAGAGAACCTATGCCTATGCTCTCTTGCAGGGGAAATCTGTATGGAATGCTGAAAAAGGCTATTCAACCCGTGTGGCACCAACTCAGATTGGATCTATCAAAAGCAAAGATGGTATTGGTGAGTGTGTTTTTAATATTAACTTTCTCTCTGAAAATCCTGAGTTTATTCCATGGAAGGTTATACGTGTGGGACAGGGAAAGTTTGAGTACGAAAGACGCTCAGAAGCTGAAATCAAGGAAATAAAACAAAAACTAGCCGACTCTCAGGATATTTTGGATGATATTAAAGCAAATCCATCTAAACCCGGCATACGCACCAAGGCCTCTGTTGCCAGAAATTCTGGCTCTGCCACCCCCAAGACCTGCGGCACTGCTCGTAAGTTTGGCGATTATTATCTGCTCAAATCCTTTATGGATAAGATGCCATCATTTAATATCCTTAAAAAGATTATGCCTGATGACAAATACATCCTGCTGGTATACATGATAATGACCTGTCTGTCCAAGGGTATTAAATCTATATCTTATGAGATTGAGGCTTTTGTCAGAGAGCACGCTCTTGATTTAGATATAAACTCTTATAAAGATCATATACAGAGACTGTATAAATACATAGATGAAAACGGCGTTATAAACGAGTTTGCCAAATTTAAAACTCAGTATCATAAAAAGAAAAATAGCAATAAGCACATGCAGTTTCTGGCTCTTGATGGTACTAACGTAGATAATGCCGGCAACTGCCTGACTAAGGCACAGTACGGCAAATCTAAAAGCGGTACAGACAACAAGGTTATTAATTTTATAACACTGGTTGACCAGAGCACACATGAGCTGTTTTCCACTGTTACATATGCAGGCAATATTACAGATGTGCTGACTGTGGAGTCAGTATGCAGGCAGCTTGTGGACAGAGGCGCCGGCGACAATATATCTTTAGTCTGTGACAGGGGATTCTGGTCTATCAACAATATCTCGGCCATGCTTGAGCATAATATATCCTTTGTGTGCAACTGTAATATAGCCAAGAGCAAACTTATCAAAGAGCAGGTAGATGCCATATCACGCGATCTGCTAAGAGACAGGGGTCTGGTTTTTAGCAGTAGCGCAGATATTACAGACACTGCTCCTAAACTGCTTGCAGGAAAGACTATACAGCTCCCATGGTCTTATACACAGAAGATTCTAAGTAAAATGGCAAGAGAAAATAATGAGTCTTACAAGCCTGTAAGGCAAAAGGAGAAAACTCTGTATGTACACTTTATTTTCTCCCGCGAGATATATGAAGAGAGCATGAATAAATATCGTGTTTTAGTAAAAGAGCTCAATGATGCCTATGATATAGCCAGCAACTGGCAGGAGGTTATTGCAGGTAAAGAGCCATCTGAGCTTACTGCCGCTCATACCAATCTTTTAAAAGACAAGCTCGTTGATTTATTTCAATATAGTGATGAGGTTGCAGACACTGACTCCTCTTTTGACAAAAAGGAGCAGCCTCAACAACGCTATTACCCAAGGTACTATGCCATATCAAGGCTATGCAGACAAATAGCCACCAGAGTTCTGGTTTCTGACTGTGTGGATAATGTTATTGAGGCAAATGAAATATATGCGCAGAGAAATAATGTAGAGGTGGGCTATAGTATAATTAAAGGCGAGCTTGGAGGCTCTACACTCAATGCCTCCACCGATAAGACAGTAAATGCCAAAGTATTCATACTGTCTCTTGCATCAGAGGTGCAAAGACAAATGCTCGAGGCTAATAAAGTCTTTAATAAAGAGCAGATTAAAAACAATCTGCATCCTGTAAAGCTTTGTCATAACTCATTTAGAGGCACACTGCGCTCTCTGGAGGCTATAGAGGCCACTATTGATAAAGAAAATGGATCTATAATATTCTCTGGAGGAATATTAAAAAGGCAGTCTGAGTTAATACGCTCATTTGGCATTGAGCCATTAGATACGCTGACACGTGCAGCATATGCCAAAGAAGAGGGTTTTAGCTTTAAACGATAG
- a CDS encoding IS66 family transposase yields the protein MSALHSMFAMLSAPKSRITTMLNGLGVDWSRVHITDIINGSSRAFFHGAAEVIHNDMLYNCRSVIMDETTLKVRSQKTKGGYIKKSQLWCMATSWTEEVSATYFRASDSRNADNVLDLLDSKNPSSIP from the coding sequence ATGAGTGCATTACACTCAATGTTTGCTATGCTCAGTGCTCCTAAGAGCCGTATTACCACCATGCTAAACGGCCTGGGTGTTGACTGGTCGCGTGTACATATCACAGATATTATAAATGGAAGCTCAAGAGCTTTTTTCCATGGAGCGGCTGAGGTTATTCATAATGACATGCTCTATAACTGTCGCAGCGTTATTATGGACGAGACCACACTTAAGGTACGCTCGCAAAAGACTAAAGGCGGTTATATTAAAAAGTCACAGTTATGGTGTATGGCCACATCCTGGACGGAGGAGGTAAGTGCCACCTATTTCAGAGCCTCAGACAGTAGAAATGCTGACAATGTCCTGGATTTGCTCGACAGTAAAAATCCAAGCTCAATTCCCTAA
- a CDS encoding IS1634 family transposase, with protein sequence MIYYEITYAVPQSRCYTQSEIRGGRPIKYLYMYTSFFRNEKGQSRNKSVIVGRVSETDPTLFHPNDKYFAITGAAIPQVVLDKKEERKAKKQKRGSKITSISHGVPVVNGDVVKGSSLILKKIFENTGLSDCIKKIFDKKESDYLTATACLIASGDSTMSNIDDFSKTFVFDEPEIGSVSDSTISRLFSLCEQEDIDSFFELWLKKHMDLNEAICYDVTSFSSYAQEIQHAEFGYNRDKEDLPQVNLGMFSSIKSKKPLYYSMYNGSLNDSTQLPYVINDAKRLGISTRNVCTFDRGFFSQKGITFLDNAGLKLIVGVSLSRYKQALEVIEALSNSQAYRLPKYELSEYPGIYGHRIEHTIEDVKGVLHIYHDMNKCYEDNKILSQEVAAEIEKIKEVNDDGMPITQRKAKSLCKFHNCIKDDSNPCGYVFKEDEDKIIKAQKLLGFFALFTTNSDLSGADVLSAYRHKDVQEKIFDTAKNTLDCDRLKIHNSNTARGKMFVIFMALVVHSFIQEVINKLKVEEPKRFIKMTYEKLLRELDDISIKRSKSDIFLTKALTKTQKIILGALGVDLSAIELV encoded by the coding sequence ATGATTTATTACGAAATAACATATGCTGTTCCTCAAAGCAGGTGCTATACACAGTCTGAAATACGTGGTGGCAGGCCTATTAAATATCTGTATATGTACACTTCCTTTTTTAGAAATGAAAAAGGACAGTCCCGCAATAAGTCTGTTATCGTTGGTCGAGTCAGTGAGACTGATCCAACACTGTTTCACCCTAATGACAAATATTTTGCTATTACCGGTGCGGCCATCCCTCAGGTGGTATTAGATAAAAAGGAAGAGCGTAAAGCTAAAAAGCAAAAAAGAGGTTCAAAGATTACATCTATTTCTCATGGTGTACCTGTGGTTAATGGTGATGTTGTTAAAGGCAGCTCTCTGATATTAAAAAAGATTTTTGAAAATACAGGTTTGAGCGACTGTATAAAAAAGATCTTTGATAAAAAAGAGTCTGACTATTTAACTGCAACAGCATGTCTTATAGCCTCTGGTGATTCAACCATGAGTAATATTGATGACTTTTCAAAGACATTTGTCTTTGATGAGCCTGAGATTGGCTCTGTTAGTGATTCAACAATATCAAGGCTGTTTTCTCTTTGTGAACAGGAAGATATAGATTCATTTTTCGAATTATGGCTGAAAAAACATATGGATCTGAATGAAGCAATATGTTACGACGTAACTTCATTTTCCTCATATGCACAAGAGATACAGCATGCTGAGTTTGGTTATAACAGAGATAAAGAGGATTTGCCACAGGTTAATCTTGGCATGTTCTCAAGTATAAAAAGTAAAAAGCCACTGTATTATTCAATGTACAATGGCTCTCTGAATGATTCTACGCAACTACCATACGTAATCAATGATGCCAAGCGTCTTGGTATCAGCACGCGCAATGTCTGTACCTTTGACAGAGGTTTCTTTAGCCAAAAAGGCATTACTTTTCTTGACAATGCTGGGCTAAAACTCATTGTTGGTGTTTCTCTTAGCAGGTATAAGCAAGCCCTTGAGGTTATTGAGGCTCTGTCTAACTCTCAAGCATATAGGTTGCCAAAATATGAATTGTCTGAATACCCAGGAATTTACGGCCATCGTATAGAGCATACAATAGAAGATGTAAAAGGTGTCCTGCATATTTACCATGATATGAATAAGTGTTATGAAGATAATAAAATACTCAGTCAAGAAGTTGCCGCTGAGATTGAAAAAATCAAGGAAGTTAATGATGATGGTATGCCAATAACACAAAGAAAAGCTAAGTCTCTGTGCAAGTTTCACAATTGCATAAAAGATGACAGTAACCCTTGTGGATACGTATTTAAAGAGGATGAAGATAAAATAATAAAAGCTCAGAAGCTGCTTGGCTTTTTTGCACTGTTTACTACTAACTCTGATCTTAGTGGCGCTGATGTACTGTCTGCCTACAGGCACAAAGATGTGCAGGAAAAGATCTTTGATACTGCCAAGAACACTTTAGACTGCGATAGATTAAAAATTCATAACTCTAATACTGCAAGAGGTAAAATGTTTGTGATTTTTATGGCTCTAGTTGTACACAGCTTTATACAGGAAGTTATAAATAAGCTAAAGGTCGAAGAGCCAAAACGCTTTATTAAAATGACCTATGAGAAACTACTAAGAGAGCTTGATGATATAAGTATTAAACGCTCGAAATCAGATATTTTTCTGACCAAGGCTCTGACAAAAACCCAAAAAATCATCCTAGGTGCATTAGGTGTTGATCTGTCGGCTATAGAGCTGGTTTAA
- a CDS encoding transposase, whose amino-acid sequence MEYPAGYVKYSMLKEMDDKGHYFMIRGKRNMDGEIIDCHLNGVKEQSFIGLRLKDRLVGSYMKMDDMTLTVRLNNGLTVRVLRVWSRSKSDISFLITNIKNTTFTARELAAIQKIRWQVELFFKALKGGVNLRGIKTKIVDIIYSLIYVSFIVAMLKYLIFLAVDTGLQKGGKTMQSASFYKIFVSSMTYWTSYIKSLFSKGITKLQELLKSFLKLTHLYKMSPQSRKKQENLNTADSVIKMWEEGAYASAFDAQFTVC is encoded by the coding sequence ATAGAATATCCAGCAGGCTACGTAAAATACAGTATGCTCAAAGAAATGGATGATAAAGGGCATTACTTTATGATACGTGGCAAAAGAAACATGGATGGAGAGATTATAGACTGCCATCTTAATGGTGTAAAAGAGCAGTCCTTTATTGGTCTGAGACTTAAAGATCGCCTGGTAGGATCTTATATGAAAATGGATGACATGACATTAACTGTCAGACTTAACAACGGCCTTACTGTGCGAGTTTTAAGGGTATGGAGCAGAAGCAAAAGCGATATATCATTCCTCATTACAAATATTAAAAATACCACGTTTACAGCAAGGGAGCTGGCTGCCATTCAAAAAATAAGATGGCAGGTTGAATTGTTCTTTAAAGCTTTAAAGGGTGGCGTTAATCTAAGAGGAATCAAGACAAAGATAGTTGATATAATATATAGCCTCATTTATGTTAGCTTTATTGTAGCTATGCTTAAATACCTGATTTTCTTGGCAGTTGATACGGGGCTTCAAAAAGGAGGCAAAACTATGCAAAGTGCCTCTTTCTATAAGATCTTTGTTTCAAGCATGACCTATTGGACCAGCTATATAAAATCATTGTTTTCAAAGGGAATTACTAAACTGCAAGAATTATTAAAGTCTTTCTTAAAACTGACGCATCTTTACAAGATGAGCCCTCAGTCGCGTAAAAAACAAGAAAACCTAAATACTGCAGATTCAGTAATTAAAATGTGGGAGGAAGGGGCATACGCATCGGCATTTGATGCACAATTTACAGTTTGTTAA
- a CDS encoding Mu transposase domain-containing protein, with translation MDDYEKYGRENFFRLYTSSFYGTGATRSNLFLTPDFTQIAGKISSHSDIAIEFLKYEKHCAETGHTAMSKSNFYKRVKSEVELLRANEEHDKEKQQLAYLTQDYIYGVYTMCDHSGLRTPVLTPDGTVNCWYFVVCWPCSNYVYAQLVTSQTVMETCTALANAFTRWGVLPIKLKHDNAKIYVTTRHKGDVVFNDSFIGFLNELHILPEAAKPYYGQGKSQAEANVNLIQTRVHSLICEELAISKTLKEHNRVLMEYVDKYINQAPYRGSSIVTREFLFKNKEKPAARELTSKIPEVAVWRYMVRVPRSYKIKENGHWYSVPYKYIHEFVDIKITSSNVIFYLNGRIIASHARCDGDGSSVSEEHMTPQHKEIKANERLYSSNEDILKEASELNEFLHVLCRRRLQEQDKVSGMQQTNARSNCIAMIKMFKSKYHSQELLSQACKSMCELPESMHTTATLQNIYQQLNRENMRSELYTQHETKPEQAGVSDNEHNADIYALRDNRD, from the coding sequence ATGGATGACTATGAAAAATATGGGCGAGAAAATTTTTTCCGTTTGTATACAAGTAGTTTCTACGGAACAGGAGCCACAAGATCGAACCTATTTTTAACTCCTGATTTTACACAGATAGCGGGTAAAATCTCCTCTCATAGTGATATTGCCATTGAGTTTTTAAAATATGAAAAGCACTGTGCAGAAACTGGACATACTGCTATGAGTAAGTCCAATTTTTATAAACGGGTTAAGAGCGAGGTAGAGCTTTTAAGAGCAAATGAAGAGCATGACAAAGAAAAACAGCAGCTTGCCTATCTGACACAGGATTATATTTATGGGGTTTATACAATGTGTGACCACTCAGGTCTGCGAACTCCTGTACTAACACCAGATGGGACAGTTAACTGCTGGTATTTTGTAGTATGCTGGCCCTGCAGTAATTACGTCTATGCCCAGCTTGTAACATCGCAGACAGTAATGGAGACCTGTACTGCACTTGCCAATGCTTTTACGCGCTGGGGTGTTCTGCCTATAAAGCTTAAGCATGATAACGCTAAGATCTATGTTACTACCAGACATAAAGGAGATGTTGTTTTCAATGACAGCTTTATAGGATTTTTAAATGAATTACATATACTGCCCGAGGCTGCAAAACCATACTACGGACAGGGTAAATCGCAGGCTGAGGCCAATGTAAACCTGATTCAAACCAGAGTCCACAGTCTTATATGTGAAGAGCTTGCTATAAGCAAGACACTTAAAGAGCATAACCGCGTACTTATGGAGTACGTGGATAAGTATATAAATCAGGCTCCATATAGGGGCAGCTCTATAGTAACACGTGAATTTCTATTTAAAAACAAGGAAAAACCTGCGGCAAGAGAGCTTACATCAAAGATTCCAGAGGTGGCTGTATGGAGGTATATGGTCAGAGTGCCACGCTCATATAAGATCAAGGAAAATGGGCACTGGTACTCTGTACCATATAAATATATCCACGAATTTGTAGATATAAAAATTACATCATCTAACGTTATATTCTACCTAAATGGCAGAATAATTGCCAGCCATGCCAGATGCGACGGTGATGGCTCAAGCGTCAGTGAGGAGCATATGACGCCTCAGCATAAGGAAATTAAAGCCAATGAACGCCTCTATAGCAGCAATGAGGATATCCTCAAAGAGGCGTCTGAGCTTAATGAATTTCTACATGTATTATGCCGCAGACGTCTGCAGGAGCAGGACAAAGTATCAGGCATGCAGCAGACAAATGCCAGAAGTAACTGCATAGCTATGATTAAAATGTTTAAGTCTAAATATCACTCTCAAGAGCTATTGTCCCAGGCATGCAAAAGTATGTGCGAACTTCCAGAAAGCATGCACACTACGGCCACATTACAAAACATATATCAACAATTAAACAGAGAAAACATGCGCAGTGAATTATATACACAACACGAGACAAAACCAGAGCAGGCTGGTGTTTCAGACAATGAGCACAATGCCGATATTTATGCCCTGCGCGATAACAGAGACTAA
- a CDS encoding polyprenyl synthetase family protein, translating to MPLTNIPTTSDIKLKDLMQVVESKLSHTITDLAIEKQVSDLCQTVISAGGKRIRPRIALLCATSLPNYTPEFDDKITSVAAALELLHTATLIHDDVIDESPLRRGHETLNATEGNHIAVLAGDYMFTRCFITLQSALSVQIITEFSKTLGTLVAGELFQLEHEGDLSITYEQYENIIYAKTGALFELAASSICIVLDEPQSTYDILKEYGRQIGIAFQVIDDVLDYRSDNATLGKIVGEDLKDRRITLPLIITLEKLSSTDKDSFIKAIEEVDLNTVISYMQKTDALKLSYDYAKKAIDKALSCLAVLKDGEAKSILEALTLKIINRDS from the coding sequence ATGCCTTTAACCAATATACCAACCACATCTGACATCAAGCTTAAAGATTTGATGCAGGTCGTAGAATCAAAACTTTCACATACAATAACAGACTTAGCTATAGAAAAGCAGGTAAGCGATCTATGCCAGACCGTTATATCTGCAGGTGGCAAGAGAATAAGACCAAGAATCGCGCTTTTATGCGCAACCTCTTTACCTAATTATACTCCTGAATTTGACGATAAAATCACATCTGTTGCTGCAGCTCTTGAACTTTTACATACAGCAACCTTAATTCATGATGATGTAATTGATGAGTCACCTCTGCGTCGTGGACATGAAACATTGAATGCAACCGAGGGCAATCATATTGCAGTGCTGGCCGGTGACTATATGTTCACCCGTTGCTTTATAACGCTGCAAAGTGCATTATCTGTACAAATTATTACTGAGTTTTCCAAAACTTTAGGTACTCTGGTAGCAGGTGAGCTCTTTCAGCTTGAGCACGAGGGAGATCTGTCCATTACATATGAGCAGTATGAAAACATAATTTATGCAAAAACAGGTGCCCTGTTTGAACTTGCGGCATCATCTATCTGTATAGTTCTAGATGAGCCTCAGAGCACATATGATATTCTCAAAGAATATGGCCGTCAGATTGGCATTGCTTTTCAGGTTATCGATGATGTATTAGATTACCGTTCCGACAATGCTACCTTAGGCAAGATTGTGGGAGAGGATCTAAAAGATAGGAGAATTACTCTGCCTCTTATTATCACCCTTGAAAAACTTAGCAGCACAGATAAGGACAGCTTTATCAAAGCCATTGAGGAGGTTGATCTGAACACTGTTATTAGCTACATGCAAAAGACAGATGCACTCAAGCTCTCTTATGACTATGCCAAAAAGGCTATTGATAAAGCTTTATCCTGCCTTGCAGTGCTTAAAGATGGTGAGGCAAAGTCTATACTTGAAGCTCTTACTTTAAAGATAATTAACAGAGACAGCTAA
- the hflC gene encoding protease modulator HflC, which produces MRSSTLNLIFASALIAGVIGFNSLFVIKEGNVGIVTRFGKVIRTSDSALNVSQPGLHFKIPFIDQVRMLDSRIQTLSSRADRFVTAEKKDLIIDSYVKWKISDPATYYLTTAGGNKMQAEELLRRRITNSLRSQIGKLTIHEIVSGQGNEDNTFDASEPSVIGSSKRDEVMQNALKDIGSSATELGIQIVDVRIKQINLPPEVSNSIYQRMRAERDAVAKLHRSQGRQEAEAIRAKADREVVVKVAQAERKARMLKGEGDAQATKIYADAYSQNPELFDFLRSMDAYRNSMKSGNDVMVINPDNEFFRYFDDPIGRR; this is translated from the coding sequence ATGCGCAGTTCAACTTTAAATTTAATATTTGCCTCTGCTCTTATTGCAGGTGTAATAGGCTTTAATTCTCTTTTTGTGATTAAAGAGGGCAATGTGGGTATTGTTACCCGTTTTGGCAAGGTGATAAGAACCTCAGATTCTGCTTTAAATGTGTCACAGCCAGGACTGCACTTTAAGATACCATTTATTGATCAGGTAAGAATGCTTGATTCAAGAATACAGACTCTAAGCTCAAGGGCTGATCGCTTTGTAACTGCAGAGAAAAAGGATCTTATTATTGACTCTTATGTAAAGTGGAAGATATCAGATCCTGCAACCTACTATCTGACTACAGCAGGTGGTAACAAAATGCAGGCTGAGGAGCTTTTGCGCCGTCGTATCACCAACTCCTTAAGAAGTCAGATTGGTAAACTTACCATTCATGAAATTGTTTCAGGTCAGGGTAATGAGGATAATACCTTTGATGCCTCAGAGCCTTCAGTTATAGGCAGCTCCAAGCGTGATGAGGTTATGCAAAATGCCCTTAAGGATATTGGTTCATCTGCAACAGAGCTTGGTATTCAGATTGTTGATGTGAGAATAAAACAGATCAATCTGCCACCTGAGGTTTCAAACTCAATCTATCAGCGTATGCGTGCCGAGCGTGATGCTGTGGCCAAATTACACCGCTCACAGGGCCGTCAGGAGGCTGAGGCTATACGTGCCAAGGCTGACAGAGAGGTTGTGGTTAAAGTGGCTCAGGCTGAAAGAAAAGCCCGTATGTTAAAGGGTGAGGGTGATGCCCAGGCTACCAAGATCTATGCTGATGCCTATTCACAGAATCCTGAATTATTTGACTTTTTACGCTCCATGGATGCCTATCGCAATTCCATGAAGAGTGGTAATGATGTCATGGTTATAAATCCTGATAACGAATTTTTCAGATACTTTGATGATCCTATAGGACGCAGGTAA